One window from the genome of Parasteatoda tepidariorum isolate YZ-2023 chromosome 8, CAS_Ptep_4.0, whole genome shotgun sequence encodes:
- the LOC107443617 gene encoding roquin-1, translating into MPVQAPQWTDFLSCPICYNEFECSVRRPISLGCGHTMCKSCLSKLQRKQCPFDQTVISADINQLPENYALLQLVGGRIPEKPPLVGSLVAIEDYKYYLEAKNCIEDLALYLKSSPPSIVNGVPQSGPLSRPMQRKLVTLINCQLVEEEGRTRAMRATRSIGERSVTELILQHQNPQQLSANLWAAVRARGCQFLGPAMQEEVLKLVLLALEDGSSLSRKVLVMFVVQRLAPHFPQASKTSIGHVVQLLYRASCFKVSKREGDSSLMQLKEEFRTYEALRREHDAQIVQIATEAGLRIAPEQWSSLLYGETARKSHMQSIIDKLQTPQSFSQSVQELIIALQRTGDPGNLSVLRPYLELLANIDPSPDAPPPKWEELKMAQEAAKMVVKGLVDFVQNFGNRKLQEDRLNLNAKYKTSICRYLTQRNNCPRGLNCTFAHSQEELEKYRAKSKRNSGGRSSVPSIRSPNPDSPHLQEASTCNPSSSLSDAASECGISNYVFDSSFNLDNCTIEDSADSSSSIQFCNSDMNDSIISNSNMLQSNHILNPDSPAFQPLSSKSPQVISLQSPYPALPRNNMLPPENVSPLSSPALSVVSNSVSGLPGTKFKLSNKCLPPVINSSSLPSQNTAFALSYPIGHPMNSQSKDFRHSFPYKPFIKSQRLDEQSLAALQERKEQLLAQLDKANIGKELSVKPQENGIIPSPTIEGSYCFVKTMDDGNVVSFYSPWTSTSIFSCGSNTVCNNSDYTIVASSQSQFEGSTVKERTNGLSELNFTNCTLFWPSEKDEFIPFDPPLVSKYGPISKCSKSLIRGPAPIQVNAVSHMGELTSPTSVVRHPLPSASLAPTLNTASSVTYGAPIALISDQYMQTAAINCIDGTVCPLNENDLICIKTADGAAKYFRIDEESTDKNLGSLPVEEVLQYQEHTDSLKEELWEIEKTIEEKERSLNEGAHYLEHPYSKRYDLKTGGTVPTSIGPWPSQTLENIPVKNSENLPLDLRTTFKD; encoded by the coding sequence atgCCTGTACAAGCACCACAGTGGACGGATTTCTTATCCTGTCCAATTTGTTACAATGAGTTTGAATGCAGTGTTCGTCGCCCAATTAGCTTGGGCTGTGGCCATACTATGTGCAAAAGTTGCTTATCAAAACTCCAAAGGAAACAGTGTCCATTTGATCAGACAGTTATATCTGCTGATATTAACCAATTACCAGAGAATTATGCTCTTTTACAACTTGTTGGTGGTAGAATACCTGAAAAACCACCTCTTGTTGGATCATTGGTGGCTATTGAAGACTATAAATATTACTTGGAGgcaaaaaattgcatagaaGATTTAGCTCTCTATCTAAAATCATCGCCTCCAAGTATTGTAAATGGGGTACCCCAAAGTGGTCCTTTAAGCAGACCGATGCAAAGAAAGTTAGTTACCCTTATTAATTGCCAACTTGTGGAAGAAGAAGGTCGTACAAGGGCAATGCGAGCTACGAGATCAATCGGAGAGCGTTCAGTAACTGAATTAATTCTTCAACATCAAAACCCTCAGCAATTATCTGCCAATTTATGGGCAGCTGTTAGGGCAAGGGGCTGTCAATTTCTAGGTCCCGCTATGCAAGAAGAAGTACTGAAGTTAGTTTTATTAGCTTTAGAAGACGGATCCTCACTTTCTAGGAAAGTTTTAGTTATGTTTGTTGTACAAAGACTTGCACCTCATTTTCCACAAGCTTCAAAAACAAGTATTGGGCATGTTGTGCAGTTATTATACCGTGCCTCTTGTTTTAAAGTGTCAAAACGGGAAGGAGATTCATCGTTGATGCAACTGAAGGAAGAGTTTCGCACTTATGAAGCTCTTAGGAGAGAGCATGATGCTCAAATAGTTCAAATAGCTACTGAAGCTGGTTTACGCATTGCACCTGAGCAGTGGTCTTCACTTTTATATGGTGAGACTGCTCGCAAATCCCATATGCAGTCTATTATAGATAAATTGCAAACACCCCAATCTTTTTCTCAAAGTGTTCAGGAATTGATTATTGCTTTGCAAAGAACTGGAGACCCTGGAAATCTGTCGGTTTTAAGGCCTTATTTGGAATTATTGGCTAATATTGACCCTAGTCCAGATGCTCCACCACCAAAATGGGAGGAGTTAAAGATGGCTCAAGAAGCTGCTAAAATGGTCGTTAAAGGTCTCGttgattttgtacaaaattttggTAATCGCAAGTTGCAGGAGGATAGATTGAACCTAAATGCCAAATACAAAACTAGCATATGCCGTTATTTAACTCAACGCAACAATTGCCCCCGTGGCCTTAATTGTACTTTTGCTCATTCACAagaagaattagaaaaatatcgagccaaaagtaaaagaaattctgGTGGAAGAAGTTCTGTTCCAAGTATCAGAAGCCCTAATCCTGACAGCCCACATTTGCAAGAGGCATCTACTTGCAATCCGTCATCATCACTTTCTGATGCTGCTTCAGAGTGTGGTATCTCTAACTACGTGTTTGATTCTTCCTTTAATTTAGACAACTGCACAATAGAAGATTCTGCAGATTCTAGTTCAAGTATTCAGTTTTGTAACTCCGACATGAATGACAGCATAATATCTAACTCTAATATGCTACAAtctaatcatattttaaatccaGACTCTCCTGCCTTTCAACCATTATCTTCAAAGTCACCTCAAGTTATTTCTTTACAATCACCATATCCTGCATTACCTAGAAATAACATGTTGCCACCGGAGAACGTCTCTCCCTTGTCGTCACCAGCACTCAGTGTCGTTTCAAATTCCGTCTCTGGATTACCAGGTACCAAATTCAAATTAAGCAATAAATGTTTGCCTCCTGTTATTAACAGTTCTAGCCTTCCTTCACAAAATACAGCATTTGCTTTATCATATCCGATCGGACACCCTATGAATTCTCAAAGTAAGGATTTTAGACACTCTTTCCCTTATAAGCCTTTTATAAAGAGTCAACGGCTAGATGAACAGTCGTTAGCCGCACTTCAGGAAAGGAAAGAACAACTCTTAGCTCAGCTTGATAAGGCGAATATTGGAAAAGAATTGTCAGTTAAACCTCAAGAAAATGGAATTATTCCTTCACCAACTATTGAAGGATCATATTGTTTTGTGAAAACCATGGATGATGGCAATGTTGTGTCCTTTTATTCTCCTTGGACGTCtacaagcattttttcttgtggATCAAATACTGTATGTAATAATAGTGACTATACTATAGTGGCTTCATCACAAAGCCAGTTTGAAGGTTCCACTGTAAAAGAAAGAACCAATGGGTTGTCTGAGCTGAACTTTACCAACTGTACGTTATTCTGGCCTTCAGAAAAGGACGAGTTTATTCCATTTGACCCCCCTTTAGTGTCAAAATACGGGCCTATTTCTAAATGTTCCAAAAGCTTAATTCGGGGTCCGGCTCCGATACAAGTTAATGCTGTATCGCATATGGGAGAACTTACCAGTCCTACCTCAGTAGTTCGTCATCCTTTGCCATCTGCTTCTTTAGCTCCTACTCTCAATACTGCTTCATCTGTTACTTATGGTGCACCCATAGCTTTAATATCAGACCAATATATGCAAACTGCCGCTATTAATTGTATAGACGGTACAGTATGTCCtctaaatgaaaatgatttaatcTGCATTAAAACAGCAGATGGAGCAGCGAAGTATTTTAGAATCGATGAAGAATCCACTGATAAAAACTTGGGAAGTTTGCCTGTTGAGGAAGTTTTGCAATATCAAGAACATACTGATAGCTTGAAGGAAGAATTGTGGGAGATTGAAAAAACcatagaagaaaaagaaagatcaTTAAACGAAGGAGCACATTATTTAGAACATCCTTATAGTAAAAGATACGATCTAAAGACAGGAGGAACTGTACCTACTTCCATAGGACCCTGGCCCTCTCAAACTTTGGAAAATATTCCTGttaagaattcagaaaatcttCCATTAGACTTAAGAACAACATTCAAAGACTAA